One part of the Muntiacus reevesi chromosome 18, mMunRee1.1, whole genome shotgun sequence genome encodes these proteins:
- the PTRH2 gene encoding peptidyl-tRNA hydrolase 2, mitochondrial produces the protein MISRSLVMEYLTNPGALSLAAGVACGVCLGWGLRVRFGMLPKSSVRETNADAETEASILGENGEYKMILVVRNDLKMGKGKVAAQCSHAAVSAYKQIQRRNPELLKEWEYCGQPKVVVKAPDEETLVELLTHAKVLGLTVSLIQDAGRTQIAPGSRTVLGIGPGPADLIDKVTGHLKLY, from the coding sequence atGATCTCCAGATCCCTGGTCATGGAGTATTTGACTAATCCTGGCGCACTTAGCTTGGCTGCCGGAGTTGCCTGTGGCGTGTGCCTGGGCTGGGGCCTCCGAGTGCGCTTTGGAATGCTCCCCAAGAGCTCGGTGAGGGAGACAAATGCTGACGCTGAGACGGAAGCAAGCATCCTCGGAGAGAATGGGGAGTACAAAATGATTCTTGTGGTTCGAAATGACCTAAAGATGGGAAAAGGGAAGGTGGCTGCCCAGTGCTCTCATGCTGCCGTTTCTGCCTACAAGCAAATTCAAAGGAGAAACCCCGAGTTACTCAAAGAGTGGGAATACTGTGGCCAGCCCAAAGTGGTAGTCAAGGCTCCTGATGAAGAAACTCTGGTTGAATTACTGACCCATGCAAAAGTGCTGGGACTGACTGTAAGTTTAATCCAAGATGCAGGACGCACTCAGATTGCACCAGGCTCTCGAACTGTTTTAGGAATTGGACCAGGACCAGCAGACCTAATTGACAAGGTCACCGGTCACCTAAAACTTTACTAG